Within Desulfonatronovibrio magnus, the genomic segment CTTTTATTATTGGCTTTCCGCCATGGCCGTATACCAGCGATTCCGCGGCCAGATGCCCTTTAGGCTCTGGCAGGTCCAGAGTTTCCTCCTTGTCCTTTTCTTTAAGCTCGGCAAAAAACTCCTTTAGCCTGACAAAAGCATCCTTGGCGTCCTGGTACTGCTGCCAGCCGTTGACCACCATCTGCATGGGCATTATCACTCTGCCTGCAATAATGACCGCAATAATTACAAAACCGCTGTCCATGGTGCCTGCAAGGATCATGGAAAAACCAACCCCCATGAGCAGAACCTGCATAATCCAGCCCATGGATTTGGTAATGGCCGAGTGGATCCCGGCCTTTTCACTGGCCTCGGTCTGATCCCGAACCATAAGGTCCTGCATGTGTCTCCATTTTTTGGCCAGCTTGGGCTGCATGCCCATGGCCTTGATAGCCTGAGCATTATACACGCATTCCTGGGCAAAGGCATTGACCTGTCCAAAACGCATGTTGGAATTTTTAAGCAGTTCCTGGGTCTGCTTTTTACTGACAAGTTTGGTAGCCAGAATAATCATTATACACAGTGTTGCCAGTACTCCCATGATAGGGCTCAGAAAAAAAACAATCAGCAGCTGCAGTGGGGATATCAGAGCGTCAAGAAAAGCTGCTGATGTGGGTGAGTTCAAAAAAGCCCGCACCTTGGACAAATCACCCATGGCTGTAGAGTGGTCACTTTTCTGCTGCAGGGCCCTGTCCCTGAACATACCGAGAAGTATTTTTTCTCCAAGTTCCTTGTTCAAGTATACTGAAAACCTGCGCAAAAGAGCAAAGCGCAAGGTATCAAAAATTGTCATGAAAACCATGCCTGCCAGAGCAGCTGAAGCTATGACCGGAATGCTGGCCGTACTTTCACTGGGCACAACAAATCTAAAAAGCATGATCATGTTAAATGGCAGGGACAAAAAGAGC encodes:
- a CDS encoding type I secretion system permease/ATPase; amino-acid sequence: MEKELKKVIIVAIGLSIFVVMLFLSLPFNMIMLFRFVVPSESTASIPVIASAALAGMVFMTIFDTLRFALLRRFSVYLNKELGEKILLGMFRDRALQQKSDHSTAMGDLSKVRAFLNSPTSAAFLDALISPLQLLIVFFLSPIMGVLATLCIMIILATKLVSKKQTQELLKNSNMRFGQVNAFAQECVYNAQAIKAMGMQPKLAKKWRHMQDLMVRDQTEASEKAGIHSAITKSMGWIMQVLLMGVGFSMILAGTMDSGFVIIAVIIAGRVIMPMQMVVNGWQQYQDAKDAFVRLKEFFAELKEKDKEETLDLPEPKGHLAAESLVYGHGGKPIIKGVSFELEPGLAMGIIGPSGAGKTTLARMLTGSVRPQNGILRLDGADMHQWDQDRLGMHVGYLPQEVELFAGTIAMNISRFQEIDIEEVKKAAARVGLDEIIEMLPEGYDTMLEERGANLPGGLRQRIGLARALFGQPRILILDEPDASLDQAGLKALQEMIAQVHKEGITLILVTHRPQLLVATDKLLMLKNGQVAMYGPSKQVLQKLLPAKGKKG